CACCGGATTCATGATGCGGTGAAATTGGCGGCGACCAAAATGAAGAAATAATCCCATTCCCGAACCATTCTAACCACAGACACCCCGTCTGTACCACATAGCATGAGCACTAATCAATCCAGAAGAGACTTCTTCAAAACATCTGCCACGGCGGCCGGAGGCTTAGTACTCGGATTCGGCTGGTTTTCGACCGAGGCCTTTGAGCCGGGCGTACTGACCAAAACGACCGCCGATACCGTCGATTTTAACGCATATTTGGCCATTGCGCCCTCGGGCATCATTACAATATACTCGCCTAATCCCGAAATCGGGCAGGGCATCAAAACGGCGTTCCCCATCATTGTGGCCGAAGAACTGGACGCTGATTGGAGTAAAGTAAAAGTAGAGCAGTCGCCGTTGGATACCAAAAAATTTGAGCGTCAGCTCACAGGCGGAAGCGGAGCCATTCGGCACTCATGGGAGCGTCTGCGCAAAGCGGGAGCTACGGCGCGCGCCATGTTGATGGAAGCCGCCGCCAAAAAATGGAGCGTACCTGTCAGCGAGTGCAGCACGAGCAAAGGCTTCGTGGTGCACAGTTCCGGTAAAAAACTGAGTTATGGCGAACTCGCCACGGATGCCGCTCAGATCGCACCACCGAAAGAGGTAAAGCTGAAAAACAAAAACGAATTTACGTTGATCGGTACCTCTGTCAAAGGGGTGGACAGCAAAGCCATTCTGACGGGAAAAAACCTGTATGGCATTGATTATAAGCGCGAAGGAATGCTGAACGCCATGATCCAGCGCCCGCCGGCCTTCGGTCTCAAACTCAAATCCTTTGACGCTTCCGAAGCCAAAAAAATGCCCGGGATCGTTAATGTGGTTTCGTTTGGCAATAAAGTGGCCATTGTCGGAAAAACCACGTGGGAAGTCATGCAGGCACGTAAAGCGGTAAAAATCGAGTGGGAGAAAGAAAAAGATCTCGAAAGCTCCTCCGACCACGACCGCATTTTTAAGGAAATGCTCAACAGCACTACTGCGACCGTTCACCGCAAAGACGGCGATATTGAAGCGGCCTTCAAAAATGCCTATAAAATTATTGAAGCCGAATACCAGTGTCCGTTCCTGCCGCACAGCCCGATGGAGCCGATGAACTTCTTCGCGCACTTCAAAGGTGACAGTATCGAAATGGCCGGCCCAAGCCAAACACCCCAGGCCGCTCAAGGTCAAGTTGCAAAAATGTTCAATTTGGCGCCCGAAAAAGTCACGATAGAACTGACCCGTATGGGCGGAGGGTTTGGTCGACGTCTCAACACCGACTATGCCGTGGAAGCTGCCGAGTTATCAAGCATCATCAAAGCACCGGTCAAAGTAACCTGGTCACGCGAAGATGACACGACCGGAGGCATTTACCGCCCCGCAGTGCGCTATCGCTTCAAAGCCTCCATCGACAAAGCCGGTAATATCACGGGCTATATGCTCCACGGAGCCGGCATGAATGCAGGGAACGCCACTCGCCCCGATAATTTCCCGGTAGGGGCCATTGAAAACACATTGATTCAGTCCAACGACCATAAATCACCCATTACGACCGGTCCTTGGCGGGCACCGATCACCAACTTTTTGGCCTACGCCGAGCAGGCGTTTTTGGATGAAGTAGCCATGGCAGGTGGCAAAGATCCGATTCAGCTGCGATTGGAGCTGTTGGAAAAAGCGCAGAAAAATCCGGTTGGAAAACTCACTTATGAGCCGGAGCGCTTCCGTGAAGTCACCAAACTTGCGGCCGAAAAAGCCGGTTGGGGCAAAAAGAAAAAAGGGGTTTATCAAGGATTCAGCGTGTATTTTTCGCACGCTTCTTACGTAGCCCAAATCGCCGAGATGGCCGTTGTCAAAGGAAAACCCGTGTTGAAGAAAGTATACGCGGCCGTTGACTGTGGCATCGTCATCAATGAAAGCAGCGCCCAAAACCAAGTTTTCGGCGCTATTGTAGATGGGTTGGGCCATTCTATGTAC
Above is a window of Runella slithyformis DSM 19594 DNA encoding:
- a CDS encoding xanthine dehydrogenase family protein molybdopterin-binding subunit, which encodes MSTNQSRRDFFKTSATAAGGLVLGFGWFSTEAFEPGVLTKTTADTVDFNAYLAIAPSGIITIYSPNPEIGQGIKTAFPIIVAEELDADWSKVKVEQSPLDTKKFERQLTGGSGAIRHSWERLRKAGATARAMLMEAAAKKWSVPVSECSTSKGFVVHSSGKKLSYGELATDAAQIAPPKEVKLKNKNEFTLIGTSVKGVDSKAILTGKNLYGIDYKREGMLNAMIQRPPAFGLKLKSFDASEAKKMPGIVNVVSFGNKVAIVGKTTWEVMQARKAVKIEWEKEKDLESSSDHDRIFKEMLNSTTATVHRKDGDIEAAFKNAYKIIEAEYQCPFLPHSPMEPMNFFAHFKGDSIEMAGPSQTPQAAQGQVAKMFNLAPEKVTIELTRMGGGFGRRLNTDYAVEAAELSSIIKAPVKVTWSREDDTTGGIYRPAVRYRFKASIDKAGNITGYMLHGAGMNAGNATRPDNFPVGAIENTLIQSNDHKSPITTGPWRAPITNFLAYAEQAFLDEVAMAGGKDPIQLRLELLEKAQKNPVGKLTYEPERFREVTKLAAEKAGWGKKKKGVYQGFSVYFSHASYVAQIAEMAVVKGKPVLKKVYAAVDCGIVINESSAQNQVFGAIVDGLGHSMYGNLTFKDGAPQQDNFNKYRLIRYNEVPDIEVHFVKNGIDPTGLGEPALPPTGGAIANAMFKATGKRLYNQPFSEQGATLG